A genomic segment from Micromonospora echinaurantiaca encodes:
- the ctaC gene encoding aa3-type cytochrome oxidase subunit II, translated as MVARSSEVRPTAVRHSASPGAGGRRRRGAGRVAGLGLGGAALLVLLTGCDVGAAFDGFGWPQGGISAESRRMYDLWIASCIAALAVGVFVWGLIFWCVVRYRKRGNELPVQTRYNMPMEFLYTIAPILIVSVLFYYTAIVQTDVVKTTKNPDVTVEVVAFKWNWQFNYRDGQGPEANTVASTLGTSEVIPILVLPSNRSIRFEETSRDVIHSFWVPEMLFKRDVMPGKIRNVFEVSSLETEGAYVGRCAELCGSYHAFMNFELRVVSPEKYEQFLAAKQDGKSTQEALTAIGEEPYAQTTRPFETRRTEANFNPDNAPVGAGS; from the coding sequence GTGGTCGCAAGGAGTTCGGAGGTACGGCCCACGGCCGTACGGCACAGCGCTTCCCCAGGAGCCGGTGGGCGCCGGCGGCGTGGTGCTGGTCGGGTCGCCGGGCTCGGTCTCGGCGGGGCGGCGCTGCTGGTCCTGCTCACGGGCTGCGACGTCGGCGCGGCGTTCGACGGCTTCGGCTGGCCGCAGGGTGGCATCTCCGCGGAGTCCCGCCGGATGTACGACCTGTGGATCGCCTCGTGCATCGCGGCGCTCGCGGTCGGCGTCTTCGTGTGGGGCCTGATCTTCTGGTGCGTCGTCCGCTACCGCAAGCGGGGCAACGAACTGCCGGTGCAGACCCGCTACAACATGCCGATGGAGTTCCTCTACACCATCGCGCCGATCCTGATCGTCTCCGTGCTCTTCTACTACACGGCGATCGTGCAGACCGACGTGGTCAAGACGACCAAGAACCCCGATGTCACCGTCGAGGTGGTCGCCTTCAAGTGGAACTGGCAGTTCAACTACCGCGACGGTCAGGGCCCGGAGGCCAACACGGTCGCCTCGACGCTGGGCACCAGCGAGGTCATCCCGATCCTGGTGCTGCCGAGCAACCGGTCCATCCGGTTCGAGGAGACCAGCCGGGACGTCATCCACTCGTTCTGGGTGCCGGAGATGCTGTTCAAGCGGGACGTCATGCCGGGCAAGATCCGCAACGTGTTCGAGGTCTCCAGCCTGGAGACCGAGGGCGCCTACGTGGGGCGCTGCGCCGAGCTCTGCGGCAGCTACCACGCGTTCATGAACTTCGAGCTGCGGGTCGTGTCGCCGGAGAAGTACGAGCAGTTCCTCGCGGCCAAGCAGGACGGCAAGTCGACCCAGGAGGCGCTGACGGCCATCGGCGAGGAGCCGTACGCCCAGACCACCCGGCCGTTCGAGACGCGGCGCACGGAAGCCAACTTCAACCCGGACAACGCTCCGGTTGGCGCGGGAAGCTGA
- a CDS encoding cytochrome c oxidase subunit 4, whose product MKTEWRIFLVIAGFLLFATVLYGAWTAGESGGVEWVGTTALLLSFLLCAMCGGFFWFVSRRIDLRPEDRPDAEIADGAGEVGFFSPGSYWPFGIALSASIAGLGLVFWQFWLVGLGLLAVVFAACGLLFEYYTGTRRTAEH is encoded by the coding sequence ATGAAGACCGAGTGGCGTATCTTCCTGGTCATCGCCGGGTTCCTGCTCTTCGCGACCGTCCTGTACGGCGCCTGGACGGCCGGTGAGTCCGGCGGCGTCGAGTGGGTGGGCACCACGGCCCTGCTGCTGTCCTTCCTGCTCTGCGCGATGTGCGGTGGCTTCTTCTGGTTCGTCTCCCGCCGCATCGACCTGCGCCCGGAGGACCGGCCGGACGCCGAGATCGCCGACGGCGCGGGCGAGGTCGGCTTCTTCAGCCCGGGCAGCTACTGGCCGTTCGGCATCGCGCTGTCCGCCTCGATCGCCGGCCTCGGCCTGGTGTTCTGGCAGTTCTGGCTGGTGGGTCTCGGCCTGCTGGCGGTCGTCTTCGCCGCCTGCGGCCTGCTCTTCGAGTACTACACCGGTACCCGGCGCACCGCCGAGCACTGA